The DNA sequence TGGTGACCGCAGTTGGCGGGCCTGTGGGGCGACTGCTATGCGCCGACCTGGATGGCGATGGCCTACCAGAAGTGGCCCTTGCGCTGAATAGTGGTGGGCAAGCCGTCGTGCAAGTGTTCCTCAACACGGGTGGGGCCTTCGCGCCCGCAATGGTCACTCCCTTCGGCACGGAGGGAAGCGGACTCAGGCTTTTGCATGGTGATATCGATCTGGACGGCAACGCCGATCTGGTGACCCTGGATGGCGATGGCATTTTGCGTGTGATGCGCAATGATATCGGGGATGCGGTGGATTGGGGGCTGGTGCAGGTCGCGGAGACCATGCCCGATGCATTGCTTCAGCTTGTGGATATTGATGATGATGGGGACTTGGACATTCTGATGAGCCAGTCTGGGCTTATGCAATGGGGAAAGAATTTGTCAGCACCAGGTGTGGTGGTCCCTTTTGTGCTGCACGACATCGCACCGGACGGCGCAGTGAACCATTTTGGCCATGCGCTTCGTCTAGGTTGTGGGCTGGGTGTATCGATCATCCATTATCAAGGAATAGCGGGCCACCTGTTCTGGTCATTCTTCGACCTGGACGTTGGAGACTTCATCAGGCCCAGTCCGGATATTCTGATCGCAGGTATATCGGCCTTTGGCATGTTGGCTTCTGCGGACTTGAATGGTGATGGCCGTGAGGACATTATCCACCTGAACCTCTGGAATGCGATGCTGATGTGGTACCCCAATGAGATGCCTGAGGTGGCAGACCCTGGAAGCGTGAGCATCGCACCATTCGATCCGGTGTGTGAGACCACTGGGCCTTTCATATTAACCAATGGATCACCTGGGGGCGGGGTGTGGAGTGGACCAGGCGCCAGTGGGTTGGAGTTTCATCCTGCTAACGCGGGTGTGGGGACGTTCACTTTGACCTATCAGGCAGCTGCTCCCTGCCCAGTGTCGGCCCAGGCGGATATCGTCGTGATCCCCACCACAAGTGAAGGGGTGGAGTTGGTTCCGTTCCCGATCCTGTGTGTTTCAGGAGGAGCCTATCCATTGGATATGCACGCCTCACCTTCCACAGGTATTTGGAGTGGTCCGGGGGTGACCAACAATGTTTTCATTCCGCCAGGGGTAGGCGCGTTCACTCTGACCTATTCGATCGAGGGATCCTGCATCCAGGTCCAGAGTGACATGGAAGTCATAGGCGCTCCCGTAGCGGTGCTTGTGGAAGGTGATATCAACAATGGGTGTGGTACGGACCCCTTGGTCTTCGAGGCATATCCACCCGGTGGCACTTGGTCGGGCTTGGCAGGACCGGATGGCGTGGTGCCCCGCTCTTGCGATAATCGTCCGGCTGCTGGCCAAGTGCTTTACACCTACGCTGCTCCCAACGGTGATTGTGTAGGGAGTACGGGCGAAATTTTGGATCTAAAGGCATGTGTTGCTATTGACCTCGGACCTGACATCGTGCTCTGCAGCAATGCGGATACCTTGGTCGTGACGTTGTTGCCGCCCTTCAATGGCGGTGCCGGGTTGGGGGGTGACTTTGATCTGGTGGTGTATAATCCCAACCCGCCAGGGCCACAATTACCCACCGGTTATTTCAGCCCCGATAAACTCCCTGGTGTCTATACGCTCACAGGCATAAGGACGGCTTCGAACCAGTGTCCCGGATACGACACGCTGCTGGTGGCAGTTGTGGCCGCGCCTGATGTGCTGACGGGGCAGTACGGACCATTGTGCAGCGATGGCGGGCCGATCGAGCTGTTGGGTGAACCAGCCGGGGGCGTATGGAGTGGCGATGGGGTCATCGGTGGTCAGTTCGATCCCACCGAAGCTGGCACCGGCACTTGGACGCTGACCTATACCGTGACCGAGAACGAGTGTACGGGATCCGCGAGCACGGATATCCAGGTGAATGGATCCATTCCTGTCGATCCCGGCACTTAAGGACCCCTATGCGCATTTGGGGATCCGATCGTGCTTGACCTGGCGCAACCATCCGGTGGAACATGGAGTGGCCCTGGTGTGGTGGGTGACGTCTTCACCCCGCCCGGACCAGGGTCATTCGTCCTTACCTACACCATACTGGAGCCTTGTGAGCAACAGGCCCAGACCACGATCGAGGTCTTCGGTACGCCTACGATCGAATTGGTCTCGGGCGATATTGCCAATAGCTGCGGCACCGATCCGCTGCTGTATACCGCCGATCCACCGGGAGGCACTTGGTCGGGCTTGGCAGGGCCAGGCGGTGTGGTGGATCGCTCTTGTGCCATGCGTCCGGCTGCTGGCCAAGTGCTCTACACCTTTTCTGCTGCCAACGGGGATTGTATTGGGAGCGCAGGTGTGATCCTGGATCTGAAAGCTTGTGTTGCCATAGACCTCGGGCCTGACATCGAGCTATGCAGCAATGCGGACACCTTGGTCGTGACGTTGCTGCCGCCCTTCAATGGTGGTGCCGATCTGGATGGGGACTTTGACCTGGTGCTGTATACCCCCAACCCTCCGGGTCCGCCGGTGCCTACTGGTTATTTCAGCCCTGGCAAACCAGCTGGTATCTATACGCTCACGGGTATGAGGACCGCTGCCAACCAGTGTCCCGGATACGATACGCTGCTGGTAACAGTTGTGGCCGCACCTGAGGTGGACCCTGGAGTCTACGGGCCAGCATGTAGCATTGATGGGCCGATAACGTTGGAGGGTGATCCGGCGGGCGGGACTTGGAGCGGTACTGGGGTCACTGGTGATCAGTTCGATCCGGCAACGGGCACACAGACCATTGTCTATACCGTGACGGAAGGGATCTGCACCACCATTGGGAGCGTGAGCATTGAAGTAGAGGAGCCCACCATCTGGTACGCGGATCAGGATGGGGACGGCCTGGGTGATCCGGCGGTGCAAGTCTTGGCCTGCGAACAGCCCGACGGCTATGTGCCCAATGATCTGGACCCCTGCCCGTTCCTGCCTTTCATGAGTCCCGGTGACGCCTGTGATGATGGAGATCCCTCCACAGGGAACGATACGGTGGATGTGAACTGTGCATGCGTTGGAGTGATGATCGACTGCAATGGTGAGGCAGGCGGCACAGCCTTCCTCGACAACTGCGGTGATTGCGTCGGTGGAAACACCGGCGACGTGGCCTGCGAAGCTGACTGCAACGGCGACTTCGGTGGCACTGCATTCCTCGACAACTGCGGGGTTTGCGTGGGTGGCAACACAGGTGAGTTGCCCTGTGTGGCCGACTGCAACGGCGACTTCGGTGGCACTGCCTTCCTCGACAACTGCGGGGTTTGCGTGGGTGGCAACACTGGTGAGTTGCCCTGTGTGGCCGACTGCAACGGCGACTTCGGTGGCACTGCCTTCCTCGACAACTGCGGTGACTGCGTTGGGGGCAACACTGGGGAGTTGCCCTGTGTGGCCGACTGCAACGGCGACTTCGGTGGCACTGCCTTCCTCGACAACTGCGGTGACTGCGTTGGGGGCAACACTGGGGAGTTGCCCTGCGTGGCCGACTGCAACGGCGACTTCGGCGGCACAGCCTTCATCGACAACTGCGGTGATTGCGTGGGTGGCGACACGGGACTTGCGCCCTGCGCGGATGATTGTCTGGGTGAGCCCGGAGGCGACGCAGAGGTCGATGCCTGCGGGGTGTGCTATGTAGGTGGCGCTACCAATCCCTCTTGGAACTCCACCTGTGCGGACTGTGTTGGCGTTCCATATGGCCCAGCACAGATAGGTACTCCTTGTGACGATGACGATCCGAACACAGAGAATTCATACTGGACGGACGATTGCAACTGTGATATTGGAACTGGTCATGGCAGGCACGATAACCGTTGGAGTGGGGTGTCGATCTTCCCGAATCCATCACCGGGCTTTTTCATCATCCGATTCAATGATCTTCAATTGGATCAGATCGAGATGTCGGTGTACAACTCCATGGGTCAAATTGTCAAGGCACCATATCAGATCGTGGGTTCTTCCGAAGGACTGCTTAACCTGGAGGGTGTACCCTCTGGGTTGTATTACTTGCGTTTGCTCCACGCAAAGGGCGTCAGGACATACGAGATAGTGATTCAGAGGTGATCGGATCGGATGACTGTAGAAGGTGGCTCGTTGTTCAATCCTCTGGCTTATTGTGTCTATCGACGACACGATTAATTCTGGGGCTTGACTTGCGCATTCGGAGGTAAAGAGTATTTTGGACGTCACAGAAAAAAGTAAGGTCATGATGAGAACGATCCTCGTATCGATGGCTGCGATATTGTGTTTGGGTTCTTGCACGGAACTGCTGCCAACACAAACGGCGAAGAGTCTCAACATCTATGGACCGGGTGTGATCCATCATCCGGTCATCGTGGATCTGGATGTGCAGGGCACAAAGATCAGTGCTTCAGCGACCGGGTTGGCATCCAATATTGCAGGACTCAGGAACGATGCGATCTCCAATGCAGTCAAGATGGCAGGCGCTGATGTGTTGGTCGAACCCGTCTTCGAAACCAAGCCCCAAGGAGGGCGCATTGTGGTGACGGTCACTGGATTCCCGGCCACCTACAAGAATTTCAGGCCAGCTCAACAGGCGGATGTCCCCCTGCTGGAGGCGGGTGTCATGCGTCAGGCCAAGGTCTCGGAGGTTGCTCCACAGCAAGTGCGGAAGAAAGGTGGTGGCGGAGCAGTGGTCGCGATAATAGTAACGTTTGGCCTGCTCATAGTCGTTGCGAATAGGCTCCTCTGACAGTTCCACTTGTTGCGGTTCGGAACACTATATCGGCATGTCAGTTTCGGCGATTGCGCATAGGTGGATTGGTTGGTATTTGGTCGCATGTGGCTGCGGATTCGCGAGTGCAGCTAGCGCACAAGTGTCGCGCACATGCAGATATGCGGTGGACTGGACCAATAGTTCCGGGAGCCTGCACATCATCTGGACGGAGCCCGAGGTCATATTGGAAGTGACTGCCTTGGAAGAGTCTGGTTATCGAGCCATGGGCGGCGTTCCGATCCCTTCCGCAAGCGCATTTCCAACGGATGTGAAGCTTCTGCTGGCCGCAGGCAGTACTGGCGGACAGCCCCAGCTAAGGCTTACATTGATGACACGCGAGGCACCCCCCATGCCGATCACCGGTCTGACCATGAAGGGTAATCGCGGTGTTGTCCGGGTGGACCGCAAAGTGCGGGATATGGTGTTGGTCAAACACGACGAGAACGGCGTGGCATGGCATCGTCGGGAAGTGGACCTTGAAATTGAAGACGGAGCTTTACATGGGTTGATAGGTCAACTTGTTGATCCTATGGAACTCTTAACGGGCACATCGACGAACCTCCATGCGGGCTGGGTTGCTGATGCAGGAGCTCGGATCTCCCAGGTCATGGAATGCGCCAAACCATTCTTCTCTTTCAGTAAGAGCCAATCGGAAGGTGGAGGAGCAGTGTCTGCGCCGATGGTAAGCGAGAGCGGAAGAACAGCAGGGCATGCCGCTGATGGACATGGATCCGTCAAGGGCTCGGATGACAAGGCGGAGGCTATAGTACCACGCGGATTGGGCCGTGTGAATACCACGGTGGTCACCGGCACCCCGTCCAACACGCCCGCACCTCCCATTAAGGCTGTTCCTTCTACTGGCGACCTGCCGCAGCGATCGAGCATCCCACCACACTTGGTCGCCCCCATTGAGCCCTTGGCGCCGATCCGTATCGGTAGCAGGCAGGCCATCATGGATGCCTACGAACGCCGGGTGGATAGTCTGGTCAAGGAGATGCTAAGTACCCGCCAATTCATCATCACTTCGGCATTCCGGGATGATGAGCTCGTGGAATGGATCCACAGAGATCATGCGGTCATTGTTTCCATGCAGGAGGAGTTGAGATCGCAGAAGAGTGCTACCGCAACCTCTTCCAGCAATGCTCGTGAGGCAGCGGCCCAAAGAGCCATCATCATCCAGGAGTTGCCTTCATTCTTTGGCGCGACCTCGGTGTATACCATGTTACGGCCCTTCTCCGATCTGGTGGATCTGGACACATTCAGGGTCCTTACTTTCGACGAGAGGGGAGGCTACCGGCATGTGCTGCGCATAACCACGGCGGGGGAGAACCGATACGAGGAGGAAATACTTCCCCTATCGATCATGGAGGGGGGCGCTGAGAGTCGATGTAATGATCTTGAGATCGAGTTGTTGCGGGTGCGGATGGCCCTGTCTCCAGGAGCATTCGTGCGAGACCCTGTGAACTCTACAATTCTGGAGCGCTCTGAGAACCGGGACCGACTGGATCTACCCTTCTCGATCGGTCAGCAGGATTTCCGTGACCTTTTCGAGGAACGACCCTTCGTGGGCTGCCGTTTCCAAAGTGACCCGGAAACGTGGCGCACACTGGTCTATTCACGGCGCTTGGGCCGGATCGTCAACATAGAACCCTGACAGCATGTGGCGATGGTTCGATAATGGTCTGGCCCTGCTGCTGCGCAGCACTGATGATGGCAGCTTTTTTCTGAAGCCTTGGTTCGCGTTCTACAGGGCGCTGTCGCTGCTCCTGTTCGTCGGTGGGGTGGTCATGGCATTGACTCTGGTCGGCACCGGAGTGACGATGACTTATCAGCTCCATCAACAGGAATTGCCCGAAGCGAGCGTGCAAACCTTGGCGACCTCGCTTTTGATGGCCATGGCGTTGCTGATCAATGGCTCCATGGGTGGGCGATTGATGTGGCTGCGGGGCTCCATGTTGTGGGCGCGCAGAGATGGCGAAGGGGGATACCATGTTGTACTTCTCGTGGCCGATCTGGTACGGACACTCGGTGAATTGTGGGGGCTGCTGGTGGCTCTATTCAGCATATCGTACTTCCTTGTCCTTTGGCCGGCACAGCAAGCGATCATGGCCGTACCATTCGTGGGGCATTGGATCGGGACGTTCATCTCACTGCCATTTCTTTATCCACTGACAGGGGTCATTGTCGGCTTCTTGGCCATATTCATCACGCGGTGGATCTCCGACTATCTGGAGATATGGTTCCGCATGGGTAATGATGTTCGGGCCATCCGTCAAGGGGGCGATCCGGTCGTTCACTCGCAGCCATCAACTATAGGTACCTATGCTACGCAAGATGTTGACTGGCGGATGGCTGGGGTCGTCAGCCTCGCTTATCTGATCGTGGCCACCCCATTGTACAAGGCATGGCCATTGTTACCCGCTATTGTCATGCTGGGTTCCGTAGGTCTTAAGCGATGGTGGCCTGGTGCTTCTGTGATGGTGGCGTTCATAACGCTGTTGGCGCTGGGGTTGCTCACAGGTGTGATCGCCAGGGGAGATACCGAGAGCTTGGTCGGCCATTTCCATACGGCGGGATTCAAGCTTCTTCTTCCTTTGTTCCTCATAGGCTTGGTAGCCGTTGCTTTGTCTTTGACCGAACTATTCCGCACGCCGACCAAGGAATGGTCTAAGCAAAGTGGTATCGCGACCACCGTGATCTTGCTGTTACTGTTCCTGGTCTTTCCCGTTTGGAGTACTTGGCAAGAAGGCTGGAAACGCCACGATCTAAGCGCGGAGGAGGAACGGGCGGTTCGAGACTTGTTCAAGGAATACCAGCAGAAGGCATTCGCGGTGCGACAGGGCGAAAACTATGACACAGTGAACGTCATTACCGTCGATCAGGCGCGATTCCAAGCAGACAAGTATGGGCAGATCACTGTTGAGCATGCCATCTCATGGCTGGGCACACACTGGTCGTCGAGATT is a window from the Flavobacteriales bacterium genome containing:
- a CDS encoding T9SS type A sorting domain-containing protein produces the protein MLDLAQPSGGTWSGPGVVGDVFTPPGPGSFVLTYTILEPCEQQAQTTIEVFGTPTIELVSGDIANSCGTDPLLYTADPPGGTWSGLAGPGGVVDRSCAMRPAAGQVLYTFSAANGDCIGSAGVILDLKACVAIDLGPDIELCSNADTLVVTLLPPFNGGADLDGDFDLVLYTPNPPGPPVPTGYFSPGKPAGIYTLTGMRTAANQCPGYDTLLVTVVAAPEVDPGVYGPACSIDGPITLEGDPAGGTWSGTGVTGDQFDPATGTQTIVYTVTEGICTTIGSVSIEVEEPTIWYADQDGDGLGDPAVQVLACEQPDGYVPNDLDPCPFLPFMSPGDACDDGDPSTGNDTVDVNCACVGVMIDCNGEAGGTAFLDNCGDCVGGNTGDVACEADCNGDFGGTAFLDNCGVCVGGNTGELPCVADCNGDFGGTAFLDNCGVCVGGNTGELPCVADCNGDFGGTAFLDNCGDCVGGNTGELPCVADCNGDFGGTAFLDNCGDCVGGNTGELPCVADCNGDFGGTAFIDNCGDCVGGDTGLAPCADDCLGEPGGDAEVDACGVCYVGGATNPSWNSTCADCVGVPYGPAQIGTPCDDDDPNTENSYWTDDCNCDIGTGHGRHDNRWSGVSIFPNPSPGFFIIRFNDLQLDQIEMSVYNSMGQIVKAPYQIVGSSEGLLNLEGVPSGLYYLRLLHAKGVRTYEIVIQR
- a CDS encoding energy transducer TonB, encoding MWRWFDNGLALLLRSTDDGSFFLKPWFAFYRALSLLLFVGGVVMALTLVGTGVTMTYQLHQQELPEASVQTLATSLLMAMALLINGSMGGRLMWLRGSMLWARRDGEGGYHVVLLVADLVRTLGELWGLLVALFSISYFLVLWPAQQAIMAVPFVGHWIGTFISLPFLYPLTGVIVGFLAIFITRWISDYLEIWFRMGNDVRAIRQGGDPVVHSQPSTIGTYATQDVDWRMAGVVSLAYLIVATPLYKAWPLLPAIVMLGSVGLKRWWPGASVMVAFITLLALGLLTGVIARGDTESLVGHFHTAGFKLLLPLFLIGLVAVALSLTELFRTPTKEWSKQSGIATTVILLLLFLVFPVWSTWQEGWKRHDLSAEEERAVRDLFKEYQQKAFAVRQGENYDTVNVITVDQARFQADKYGQITVEHAISWLGTHWSSRFGMHHKSIAIPGFIQYRSKTRGDQLTVSYHPDSLVLLMQNQPLHALPLESVRDRVYGRQRRDRNLAMRDSLQLVRDTLRGKFSSYRCASPPCFAWFEVEQENGSWKRMAFYCERPVISGYPLASMPPDGSIWSLKIRRTLLDGQDPNAEGAIAWELEGMDDPVEPPEPEAVPEPVKNDPPVKTSEKIVVEQQPKAPVEKPVRPTSKVYQKNDVDIEPAFPGGRTGLDRYIRENKRYPAQDRAEGRTGKVRVSFVVGKDGRVKDVRCSRSVSPGLDAEAMRLIREMPAWSPGFMSEGAVDVQMEWTIDFTLNE
- a CDS encoding VCBS repeat-containing protein — protein: MRYAPQHITSVLLLCAVAFPCQAQFGAGIEIAADVPNDLHGRIGAVDLDGDGDLDLVFKTNAGLVWVENMDGAGNFGAPNLLAGAVAHFAVADVDGDSDQDVVYADGDGQLFWIANLDGLGTFGPPQLVTAVGGPVGRLLCADLDGDGLPEVALALNSGGQAVVQVFLNTGGAFAPAMVTPFGTEGSGLRLLHGDIDLDGNADLVTLDGDGILRVMRNDIGDAVDWGLVQVAETMPDALLQLVDIDDDGDLDILMSQSGLMQWGKNLSAPGVVVPFVLHDIAPDGAVNHFGHALRLGCGLGVSIIHYQGIAGHLFWSFFDLDVGDFIRPSPDILIAGISAFGMLASADLNGDGREDIIHLNLWNAMLMWYPNEMPEVADPGSVSIAPFDPVCETTGPFILTNGSPGGGVWSGPGASGLEFHPANAGVGTFTLTYQAAAPCPVSAQADIVVIPTTSEGVELVPFPILCVSGGAYPLDMHASPSTGIWSGPGVTNNVFIPPGVGAFTLTYSIEGSCIQVQSDMEVIGAPVAVLVEGDINNGCGTDPLVFEAYPPGGTWSGLAGPDGVVPRSCDNRPAAGQVLYTYAAPNGDCVGSTGEILDLKACVAIDLGPDIVLCSNADTLVVTLLPPFNGGAGLGGDFDLVVYNPNPPGPQLPTGYFSPDKLPGVYTLTGIRTASNQCPGYDTLLVAVVAAPDVLTGQYGPLCSDGGPIELLGEPAGGVWSGDGVIGGQFDPTEAGTGTWTLTYTVTENECTGSASTDIQVNGSIPVDPGT